The following are from one region of the Natronocella acetinitrilica genome:
- a CDS encoding 6-pyruvoyl trahydropterin synthase family protein, with translation MYSLNVRDHFMIAHSFRGEVFGPAQKLHGATYVVDATFRRRELDPDGLVVDIGLAGETLKSTLADLNYRNLDDEPAFSGQNTTTEFLAREIHRRLVQAIHAGRLGEHARGLDAVCVTLNESHVAWASYEHGLEPA, from the coding sequence ATGTACAGTCTGAATGTCCGTGATCACTTCATGATCGCCCACAGCTTTCGCGGCGAGGTCTTCGGCCCGGCCCAGAAACTCCATGGCGCCACCTACGTGGTGGACGCCACCTTCCGGCGTCGCGAACTGGACCCGGACGGCCTGGTGGTGGACATCGGCCTCGCCGGGGAGACCCTGAAGTCCACGCTGGCGGACCTCAACTACCGCAACCTCGATGATGAACCGGCGTTCAGCGGCCAGAACACCACCACGGAGTTTCTTGCCCGGGAGATCCACCGCCGACTGGTCCAGGCCATCCACGCCGGGCGTCTCGGTGAGCATGCCCGGGGGCTGGACGCGGTGTGCGTCACCTTGAATGAATCCCATGTGGCCTGGGCCAGCTATGAGCACGGGCTCGAACCAGCGTGA
- a CDS encoding circularly permuted type 2 ATP-grasp protein, with protein MDIDWKNYNAKGFYDELITPRGAIRPQAKELLTYLDSLSTEEIRERQRAADAAIVEMGITFTVYSEGENIDRSWPYDIIPRIIDSGDWDTVDAGLRQRVQALNMFIADIYDQQKVVKDGVFPAELLANSVNFRKECVGIKPPHGVWAHICGSDLIRDHKGRFLVLEDNLRVPSGVSYMMENRVLTKRVFGELLENSSIRPVSDYPTQLFDMLAAISPRPLDYPEVVVLTPGIFNSAYFEHSFLAQHMGAELVEGADLVVGDDDCVYMRTIDGLQRVDVIYRRIDDLFLDPEVFREDSALGVPGLMRAWRAGNVGLANAPGAGVADDKVVYAFVPEFIRYYLDQEPLLPNVDTYVCYREKECEHVLANLDKLVVKPANESGGYGMLIGPTASKKERAEFARRIKADPRNYIAQPLIKLSTVPTVIDGAVEPRHVDLRPFILQSDRMYVTPGGLTRVALRKGSTVVNSSQGGGSKDTWILEQG; from the coding sequence ATGGATATCGACTGGAAGAACTATAACGCGAAGGGCTTTTACGACGAGCTGATCACTCCGCGGGGGGCAATCAGGCCGCAGGCGAAAGAACTGCTGACCTACCTCGACTCACTGTCCACCGAGGAAATCCGCGAACGCCAGCGGGCCGCTGACGCCGCTATCGTGGAGATGGGTATTACCTTTACGGTCTATTCCGAGGGCGAGAATATCGATCGCTCCTGGCCGTACGACATTATCCCGCGAATCATCGACTCCGGGGACTGGGATACCGTCGATGCCGGTCTGCGCCAGCGGGTGCAGGCACTGAACATGTTCATCGCCGATATCTATGACCAGCAGAAAGTCGTCAAGGATGGCGTTTTCCCGGCGGAACTGCTTGCCAACTCGGTGAACTTCCGCAAGGAATGCGTGGGCATCAAACCGCCGCATGGTGTCTGGGCGCATATCTGCGGTTCCGACCTGATCCGCGACCACAAGGGGCGTTTCCTGGTGCTGGAAGACAACCTGCGGGTGCCTTCCGGTGTCTCCTACATGATGGAAAACCGGGTGCTGACCAAGCGCGTCTTCGGCGAGCTGCTGGAGAATTCCAGCATCCGCCCGGTGAGCGACTATCCGACCCAGCTATTCGACATGCTGGCGGCGATCTCGCCGCGGCCACTGGATTATCCCGAGGTCGTGGTGCTGACCCCCGGCATCTTCAACTCCGCGTATTTCGAACACTCCTTCCTGGCCCAGCACATGGGCGCCGAGCTGGTGGAAGGTGCGGACCTGGTGGTGGGCGACGATGACTGCGTCTACATGCGAACCATCGATGGCCTGCAGCGGGTGGACGTGATCTACCGGCGCATCGACGACCTGTTCCTGGACCCCGAGGTGTTTCGCGAGGATTCGGCCCTCGGCGTGCCCGGGCTCATGCGTGCCTGGCGGGCCGGCAACGTCGGCCTGGCCAATGCCCCCGGCGCCGGCGTGGCCGACGACAAGGTAGTCTACGCATTCGTGCCGGAGTTCATTCGCTATTATCTGGATCAGGAACCGCTGCTACCCAACGTGGACACGTACGTGTGCTACCGGGAAAAGGAGTGCGAGCATGTGCTGGCCAATCTGGACAAGCTGGTGGTCAAGCCGGCCAACGAGTCCGGCGGCTATGGCATGTTGATCGGGCCGACCGCCAGCAAGAAGGAGCGTGCCGAGTTCGCCCGCCGAATCAAGGCGGACCCACGCAACTACATCGCTCAACCGCTGATCAAACTGTCCACGGTGCCGACGGTGATCGATGGTGCGGTAGAGCCGCGCCACGTGGATCTACGGCCCTTCATTCTGCAGAGCGATCGCATGTACGTGACCCCCGGTGGCCTGACCCGGGTGGCCCTGCGCAAGGGCTCGACCGTGGTCAATTCCTCCCAGGGTGGGGGCAGCAAGGATACCTGGATACTGGAGCAGGGCTGA
- a CDS encoding methyltransferase domain-containing protein, with product MTETFDADWLGLREPADHAARPAEILDMLRHWAADREPLRVVDLGSGTGSNVRFLAPRLPEAGQWLLIDHDEQLLARACASAGAAVQTTRMDLADGARLHVLDADLITASALLDLVGEQWLRTLAAVCAGQAAAGLFALSYDGVIEWTPALPADDAVRVAVNAHQRRDKGFGPALGPAAAAQAAAAFEALGYRVLQAESPWDLGPEQAALQEQLMDGWADAALEQSPAMAEALADWQQERRRLIRAGLSRVRVGHVDLLAVPPDP from the coding sequence ATGACAGAGACCTTTGATGCGGACTGGCTGGGCCTGCGCGAACCGGCGGACCACGCCGCCCGACCGGCGGAGATTCTCGACATGCTGCGACATTGGGCAGCTGACCGGGAGCCCTTGCGCGTTGTCGACCTGGGGTCCGGCACCGGCTCCAATGTCCGCTTTCTGGCGCCACGGCTACCCGAAGCCGGTCAATGGCTGCTCATCGACCACGACGAGCAGTTGCTGGCCCGAGCCTGCGCCTCCGCTGGTGCAGCAGTGCAAACCACCCGGATGGACCTGGCCGATGGTGCGAGGCTGCACGTCCTTGATGCCGATCTGATCACCGCATCTGCCCTACTGGACCTGGTGGGCGAGCAATGGCTAAGGACGTTAGCCGCAGTCTGCGCCGGACAGGCGGCAGCCGGGCTCTTTGCGCTGAGTTATGACGGAGTCATCGAATGGACTCCGGCCTTGCCAGCGGACGACGCCGTGCGGGTCGCGGTCAACGCCCATCAGCGCCGGGACAAGGGCTTTGGCCCGGCGCTCGGTCCCGCTGCAGCGGCACAAGCGGCTGCGGCCTTCGAAGCGCTGGGCTATCGGGTGTTGCAGGCCGAGAGCCCCTGGGATCTCGGCCCGGAGCAGGCGGCGTTGCAGGAACAACTCATGGACGGCTGGGCGGATGCCGCGCTGGAGCAAAGCCCCGCCATGGCCGAAGCGCTGGCGGACTGGCAACAGGAGCGCCGGCGGCTGATCCGAGCCGGCCTGAGCCGCGTTCGCGTCGGTCATGTGGACCTGCTCGCGGTGCCGCCGGACCCATGA
- a CDS encoding alpha-E domain-containing protein, which yields MLSRAAERVYWMGRYIERAENTARLVGAYNNEIMDMPKSVDASWRSLVDIAGATEPFYGRYQNPDERNVVKFLLADDDNPGSIFTSVRAARENVRTTRELLPTEAWEHTNKLYLYVKEHLQRSLARKHRFEFLQTVIFRCQQITGLLSGTMSHDASYRFVRMGLELERADMTTRIVDSAVYLLLPRKESPTEYDNLLWVNVLKSLSAYQMYRQHVIPRVIGDEVVRFLLQDSDFPRSVAHAVAAAESCLRMLPRNDAPLRAIARLQRRINEANTGAMTLEELHELMDNLQTGINDVHEQIVATWVLVERQPGGLPATA from the coding sequence ATGCTTTCTAGAGCTGCAGAGCGTGTGTACTGGATGGGGCGCTACATCGAGCGCGCCGAGAACACTGCCCGTCTGGTGGGGGCCTACAACAACGAAATCATGGATATGCCCAAGAGTGTGGACGCCAGTTGGCGCAGCCTCGTGGACATCGCCGGAGCCACCGAACCCTTCTATGGCCGGTACCAGAACCCGGATGAACGCAACGTGGTGAAGTTTCTTCTGGCGGACGACGACAATCCGGGTTCGATTTTCACCTCGGTGCGTGCCGCCCGCGAAAATGTGCGCACCACCCGTGAGCTTTTGCCGACGGAGGCCTGGGAGCATACCAACAAGCTGTATCTGTACGTGAAGGAGCACTTGCAACGCTCCCTGGCTCGCAAGCACCGGTTCGAATTCCTGCAGACGGTGATCTTTCGCTGTCAGCAGATCACCGGGTTGCTGTCCGGCACCATGAGCCATGACGCCTCCTACCGTTTCGTGCGCATGGGCCTGGAGCTGGAGCGGGCCGACATGACCACCCGTATCGTCGACAGCGCTGTCTACCTGCTGCTGCCGCGCAAGGAAAGCCCCACGGAATACGACAACCTGCTCTGGGTGAACGTGCTCAAGTCGCTGTCTGCGTATCAGATGTACCGGCAACACGTGATTCCGCGGGTCATTGGTGACGAGGTGGTGCGCTTCCTGTTGCAGGATTCCGACTTCCCGCGCTCGGTGGCCCATGCGGTTGCGGCGGCAGAGAGTTGCCTGCGCATGCTGCCTCGCAACGACGCACCGCTGCGTGCCATCGCCCGCCTGCAGCGTCGCATCAACGAGGCCAACACGGGCGCCATGACGCTGGAAGAGCTGCACGAACTGATGGATAACCTGCAGACGGGTATCAACGACGTTCACGAGCAGATCGTGGCGACCTGGGTGTTGGTGGAGCGACAGCCGGGCGGTCTGCCCGCCACTGCCTGA
- a CDS encoding glycosyltransferase family 4 protein has translation MTRTALQWHLLIPGPLDQRTGGYVYDAQLVRGCRALGHQVAVHSLQGRFPEPDEAASRDMAAALAALPDDALVVIDGLALGGLPAVVATEAQRLRLIALVHHPLCDETGLSEPARQALFERERAALAVCRGVVVTSGFTARRLTDFDVAARRIHVVPPGVTAAPQGPQRDDSSAGALLCVATITPRKGQDLLVQALAGLRDLPWQCRLVGSVERDPAYAAQVRSAIAGNALGERIELVGEIDPGALRALYRDAGLFVLPSHYEGFGMVFIEAINHGLPVVGTTGGALPDTIPADAGLLVPPGDATALGHALRDWLTDEALRSRLRGAARRRSRELPTWDDTVASFAEALGELAA, from the coding sequence GTGACCCGGACAGCGCTTCAGTGGCACCTGCTCATTCCCGGGCCGCTGGATCAGCGCACAGGAGGCTATGTCTACGATGCCCAGCTGGTAAGGGGATGTCGGGCGCTTGGGCACCAGGTGGCGGTGCACAGCCTGCAGGGACGGTTCCCGGAGCCCGATGAGGCTGCGAGTCGGGACATGGCTGCAGCCCTGGCAGCCTTGCCTGATGATGCGCTGGTCGTCATCGATGGCCTGGCTCTGGGTGGTCTACCGGCGGTGGTGGCCACCGAGGCGCAACGACTGCGGCTGATCGCCCTGGTGCATCACCCCCTCTGCGATGAGACCGGCTTGTCGGAACCCGCCCGGCAAGCCCTGTTCGAACGTGAACGTGCAGCACTTGCCGTTTGTCGCGGCGTCGTCGTCACCAGTGGCTTTACAGCGCGACGCCTCACCGATTTCGACGTGGCAGCGCGACGCATACACGTCGTTCCCCCCGGAGTCACCGCAGCCCCGCAAGGACCGCAGCGTGATGACAGCAGCGCCGGTGCGCTGCTCTGCGTTGCCACAATCACCCCCCGCAAGGGGCAGGACTTGCTGGTCCAGGCACTGGCCGGACTGCGCGACCTGCCATGGCAATGCCGCCTGGTGGGCAGCGTGGAGCGGGATCCGGCGTATGCTGCGCAGGTCCGCTCGGCCATCGCCGGCAACGCGCTTGGCGAGCGTATCGAACTGGTCGGGGAAATTGACCCGGGGGCACTCCGGGCGCTGTATCGTGACGCCGGCCTGTTCGTGCTGCCATCCCATTACGAGGGCTTCGGCATGGTATTCATCGAGGCCATCAACCACGGCCTGCCGGTGGTCGGAACCACAGGCGGTGCGCTGCCGGACACCATTCCGGCGGATGCCGGTTTGTTGGTGCCGCCCGGTGATGCCACTGCACTGGGCCATGCCCTGAGAGACTGGCTGACCGATGAGGCCCTGCGATCCCGACTGCGCGGGGCGGCACGTCGACGCAGCCGGGAGCTACCGACCTGGGATGATACGGTGGCGTCCTTCGCTGAGGCCCTGGGAGAACTGGCGGCATGA
- a CDS encoding DUF2126 domain-containing protein has translation MAIHVGIEHYTAYQFDRPVRLSPHLVRLRPAPHARTPLHHYKLHIEPADHRIYWQQDPFGNFLARVVFPEPVERLVIDVRLTAELTVINPFDFFVEQYAEHYPFRYDALLNHALEPYFEVGESGPLLQEWLRKVDRRRRPIVHFLVELNQMLQQDIGYTVRMEPGVQTCEQTLGRAIGSCRDSGWLLVQILRHLGFAARFVSGYLVQLRSDEKSLDGPSGPEADFTDLHAWAEVYIPGAGWVGLDPTSGLFAGEGHIPLACTPDPVSAAPVTGFSDPCQVSFDFHNKVTRVHEDPRVTYPYDDDQWQAVQALGRRVDAELDALDVRLTMGGEPTFVSIDDMEGAEWNTEALGKDKRHRAGILLRRLQQRLAPGALLHFGQGKWYPGEPLPRWALGCFWLDGEPLWSDERLIADEQAQAMRGVEDAAAFAQALADSLGIRQDWVAPGYEDWLHYLWKEASSPVDANDIVLPWARQFRDDLSLALARGLDAPIGYAVPLRWDTGTKRWAGGPWRFGRDAMYLLPGGAPMGFRLPVHDLPDEDLDHAPGGPPSSADAPTVIKVPRTALCVEARDGQLRVFMPPLESLDHYRDLLASIEQTAAKLGLPVLIEGAEPPSDPRLQVFKVTPDPGVIEVNIHPAANWDQLEDTTVTLYEEARQARLGTEKFMLDGRHTGTGGGNHVTLGGATPEHSPLLRRPDLLRSLVTYWQRHPSLSYLFSGLFIGPTSQAPRVDERGDQAVLMLERALASITAETNPSTVDRALRNCLADLVGNTHRSEFSIDKLYSPDSPTGRLGLLEFRGFEMPPHPRMSLAQMLLLRVMVLHFWKQPCHGPLVRWGMLLHDRYLLPHYVWEDFSEVIGELNAAGYPVRLEWFEAFQEFRFPVYGRVRYQGVELELRMALEPWPVIEDRSSVQSTSRSVDSSAERLQLRCSGFDAERFRVTCNGRPLPLQATTTPGVFVAGVRYKAWAAHHGFHPTAETDAPLVFDLVDMKLGRSVGGCVYHVAHPGGRSYETFPVNAFEAESRRISRFWEWGHKAGVPARPGGEQQADDLVHTLDLRREGQHD, from the coding sequence ATGGCTATCCACGTCGGCATCGAGCACTACACCGCCTACCAGTTCGACCGCCCAGTCAGGCTGTCGCCGCACCTGGTGCGCCTGCGGCCGGCGCCCCACGCCCGTACGCCGCTGCATCACTACAAGTTGCACATCGAGCCGGCGGATCATCGAATCTACTGGCAGCAGGATCCGTTCGGTAATTTCCTGGCCCGGGTGGTGTTTCCGGAGCCGGTGGAGCGCCTGGTCATCGACGTCCGCCTCACGGCGGAACTCACGGTCATCAACCCCTTCGATTTTTTTGTCGAGCAGTACGCCGAGCATTACCCGTTTCGCTACGATGCCCTGCTGAACCACGCGCTGGAGCCTTACTTCGAGGTGGGTGAGAGCGGGCCGTTGCTCCAGGAGTGGCTGCGCAAGGTCGACCGGCGGCGTCGGCCCATCGTCCATTTCCTTGTTGAACTCAATCAGATGCTGCAGCAGGACATTGGCTACACCGTGCGCATGGAGCCCGGCGTGCAGACCTGCGAACAGACTTTGGGGCGAGCCATAGGCTCATGCCGCGACAGCGGCTGGCTGCTGGTGCAGATCCTGCGTCACCTGGGTTTCGCGGCCCGGTTCGTGTCCGGCTACCTGGTGCAGCTCCGGTCCGACGAAAAGTCACTGGATGGACCTTCCGGCCCGGAGGCGGACTTCACCGACCTGCATGCCTGGGCCGAGGTCTACATCCCTGGCGCCGGCTGGGTGGGGCTCGACCCCACCTCCGGGCTGTTTGCCGGCGAAGGCCATATCCCCCTGGCCTGCACGCCGGATCCGGTGAGTGCGGCACCGGTCACCGGTTTCAGCGACCCGTGCCAGGTCAGTTTCGATTTCCATAACAAGGTCACCCGGGTTCACGAGGACCCCCGTGTCACCTACCCCTACGACGATGACCAGTGGCAGGCGGTGCAGGCCCTGGGGCGGCGGGTCGACGCTGAGCTGGACGCGCTGGATGTGCGCCTCACCATGGGCGGCGAGCCGACCTTCGTATCCATCGACGACATGGAGGGTGCGGAGTGGAACACCGAGGCCCTGGGCAAGGACAAGCGCCATCGCGCGGGCATCCTGTTGCGGCGACTGCAGCAACGCCTGGCCCCCGGCGCACTGCTGCATTTCGGTCAGGGCAAGTGGTACCCCGGCGAACCGCTGCCCCGCTGGGCCCTCGGCTGTTTCTGGCTGGACGGCGAGCCGTTGTGGAGCGATGAACGGCTAATTGCCGATGAGCAGGCCCAGGCCATGCGAGGCGTCGAGGATGCGGCAGCTTTTGCCCAGGCCCTGGCGGATAGTCTCGGGATCAGGCAGGACTGGGTCGCGCCCGGCTACGAGGACTGGCTGCACTACCTCTGGAAAGAGGCGTCCAGCCCCGTGGATGCCAACGATATCGTGCTGCCCTGGGCGCGCCAGTTCCGCGACGACCTCAGCCTGGCCCTGGCCCGTGGCCTGGATGCGCCCATCGGCTATGCCGTGCCCCTGCGCTGGGACACCGGCACCAAGCGTTGGGCGGGTGGCCCCTGGCGGTTTGGTCGTGATGCCATGTACCTGTTGCCCGGCGGGGCACCGATGGGCTTCCGCCTGCCGGTGCACGACCTGCCGGATGAGGATCTGGACCACGCACCCGGTGGCCCGCCATCGTCGGCGGATGCGCCGACGGTTATCAAGGTTCCCCGCACCGCGCTCTGTGTTGAGGCCCGCGATGGCCAACTGCGGGTCTTCATGCCCCCGCTGGAGAGCCTGGATCACTACCGCGATCTGTTGGCCAGCATCGAGCAAACCGCCGCGAAGCTTGGACTGCCGGTGCTGATCGAGGGCGCGGAGCCGCCCAGCGACCCCAGGTTGCAGGTGTTCAAGGTCACGCCGGATCCCGGCGTGATCGAGGTGAATATTCATCCGGCGGCCAACTGGGATCAACTCGAAGACACCACGGTCACCCTCTACGAGGAAGCACGGCAGGCCCGGCTTGGCACCGAGAAGTTCATGCTGGATGGCCGGCATACCGGCACGGGTGGCGGCAATCACGTCACACTGGGTGGAGCCACACCGGAACACAGCCCCCTGCTGCGTCGGCCGGACCTGCTGCGCTCCCTGGTCACCTACTGGCAACGTCATCCGTCCCTGTCGTACCTGTTCTCCGGGCTGTTTATCGGCCCCACTTCGCAGGCGCCGCGGGTGGACGAGCGGGGCGATCAGGCGGTGCTGATGCTGGAGCGGGCGCTAGCCTCCATCACCGCCGAGACCAACCCATCGACGGTGGATCGGGCGTTGCGAAACTGCCTGGCCGACCTCGTGGGCAATACCCACCGCTCGGAGTTCAGCATCGACAAGCTGTATTCCCCCGATTCCCCCACCGGCCGTCTGGGGCTGCTGGAGTTCCGGGGTTTCGAGATGCCACCCCACCCCCGCATGAGCCTTGCTCAAATGCTGCTGCTACGGGTGATGGTGCTGCACTTCTGGAAGCAGCCCTGCCACGGCCCGCTGGTACGCTGGGGCATGCTGCTGCACGATCGCTATCTGCTGCCGCACTACGTCTGGGAAGACTTCTCGGAGGTGATCGGTGAACTCAATGCCGCCGGTTACCCGGTGCGGCTCGAGTGGTTCGAGGCTTTCCAGGAGTTCCGCTTTCCGGTTTATGGCCGGGTTCGCTACCAGGGTGTGGAATTGGAACTGCGCATGGCCCTGGAGCCCTGGCCAGTCATCGAGGACCGCAGTTCGGTGCAGTCCACCTCCCGCAGCGTGGACTCCTCTGCCGAGCGCTTGCAACTGCGTTGCTCGGGCTTCGATGCCGAGCGCTTTCGCGTCACCTGCAATGGCCGGCCATTGCCACTGCAGGCAACCACGACGCCCGGCGTGTTCGTCGCCGGCGTGCGCTACAAGGCCTGGGCCGCCCACCATGGCTTCCACCCCACCGCAGAGACCGATGCGCCGCTGGTGTTCGATCTGGTGGATATGAAGCTCGGCCGCTCGGTGGGTGGCTGCGTCTACCACGTGGCCCATCCTGGTGGGCGCTCCTACGAAACTTTCCCGGTGAACGCCTTTGAAGCGGAGTCACGGCGAATCAGCCGTTTCTGGGAGTGGGGCCACAAGGCCGGCGTTCCCGCACGACCGGGAGGTGAGCAGCAAGCCGATGACCTGGTGCACACGCTTGATCTGCGGCGGGAGGGGCAGCATGACTGA
- a CDS encoding zinc-dependent alcohol dehydrogenase: MATAWSHTMADTTRSFWIESPGEGRIRDATLPRPGPDDVMVRALYSGISRGTETLVFAGRVPASQYQAMRAPFQEGEFPGPVKYGYISVGTVEQGPDRLRGRDVFCLYPHQDRYPVPATAVTPLPDGVPPQRAVLAANMETAVNALWDAQPRIGERIIVIGGGVLGMLVAWLCSRIPGTDTTLVDVNTARAATAAALGVDFATPGTMSGEADLLIHASGHPSGLVSALELAAPEARIIELSWYGEQAVPLPLGEAFHSRRLTIRSSQVGRLPADMAPRWDYARRMAVALGLLADPALDALITGESPFEELPEVLARLTREPGDTLCHRIRY, encoded by the coding sequence ATGGCCACTGCCTGGAGCCACACCATGGCCGACACCACCCGCAGTTTCTGGATCGAATCGCCCGGTGAGGGCCGCATACGGGACGCAACCCTGCCCCGGCCCGGCCCCGACGACGTCATGGTACGCGCCCTCTACTCCGGCATCAGCCGGGGCACCGAGACCCTGGTGTTCGCGGGCCGCGTACCCGCCAGCCAGTACCAGGCCATGCGTGCCCCGTTCCAGGAAGGTGAATTCCCCGGTCCGGTGAAGTACGGCTATATCTCGGTGGGCACGGTTGAGCAGGGTCCCGACAGACTCCGCGGCCGCGACGTGTTCTGTTTGTACCCGCACCAGGATCGCTACCCGGTGCCCGCCACCGCCGTAACCCCCCTGCCTGACGGGGTGCCGCCGCAGCGAGCGGTACTTGCGGCCAACATGGAGACCGCCGTCAACGCCCTGTGGGATGCACAACCGCGGATCGGCGAGCGTATCATCGTGATCGGCGGTGGTGTGCTGGGCATGCTCGTTGCCTGGCTCTGCAGCCGGATACCGGGCACCGACACCACGTTGGTGGACGTCAACACGGCCCGGGCGGCCACCGCCGCAGCCCTCGGTGTGGATTTCGCCACACCGGGCACGATGTCCGGCGAGGCGGATCTGCTGATCCACGCCAGCGGTCATCCCTCGGGACTGGTCAGCGCCCTGGAACTGGCCGCGCCGGAGGCAAGAATCATCGAACTGAGCTGGTATGGGGAGCAGGCGGTACCGCTGCCCCTGGGCGAAGCCTTTCACTCCCGCCGGCTGACAATTCGCAGCAGCCAGGTGGGACGCCTACCGGCGGATATGGCACCTCGATGGGACTACGCCCGGCGCATGGCCGTAGCCCTCGGGCTGCTCGCCGACCCGGCGCTGGACGCGCTGATCACCGGCGAAAGCCCGTTCGAAGAACTTCCCGAGGTGCTCGCGCGTCTGACCCGGGAGCCCGGGGACACCCTCTGCCATCGTATTCGCTACTGA
- a CDS encoding CDP-alcohol phosphatidyltransferase family protein → MNRSTSTPQMMTPPSAGAPGQRLLDLSGGLLLLLGLGGASLALLAPFNSAHLLQAVVLYLLLALLLHVRLPPTAPGPGIGWANRVTLVRAVPVLLIAGLIGHGPWPDSLIWWVVVLAVAALLLDGVDGLVARRTGTSTAFGARFDMELDAALILLLAFLVWRTGQAPAWVLLVGLLRYGFVAAGWVLPALRQPLPESFRRKTVCVIQVIALPLCLAPIVPVQLATSMALLALALLVWSFAVDSRWLMRQGGH, encoded by the coding sequence ATGAATCGTTCCACCTCGACACCGCAGATGATGACACCGCCCAGTGCCGGAGCGCCGGGACAAAGGTTGTTGGACTTATCCGGTGGTCTGCTGCTGCTCCTGGGTCTTGGCGGCGCGAGCCTCGCGTTGCTGGCGCCCTTCAACAGCGCGCACCTGCTGCAGGCGGTGGTGCTCTATCTGCTGCTGGCGCTGTTACTCCACGTGCGTCTGCCGCCCACTGCGCCCGGGCCCGGCATCGGCTGGGCCAATCGGGTCACCCTGGTTCGTGCAGTGCCGGTGCTGCTGATCGCCGGCTTGATCGGACACGGGCCATGGCCTGACTCCCTGATCTGGTGGGTGGTGGTCCTGGCGGTGGCTGCCCTGCTGCTGGACGGTGTCGATGGCCTGGTGGCGCGGCGCACAGGCACCTCCACCGCCTTCGGTGCCCGCTTCGATATGGAGCTGGATGCCGCGCTGATCCTGCTGCTTGCCTTTCTGGTCTGGCGCACGGGGCAGGCGCCGGCCTGGGTGCTGCTGGTGGGGCTGCTCCGCTACGGTTTCGTGGCAGCGGGCTGGGTTTTGCCGGCACTGCGACAACCTCTGCCGGAGAGCTTTCGGCGCAAGACCGTCTGCGTCATCCAGGTCATCGCCCTGCCGCTTTGCCTGGCGCCCATTGTGCCGGTGCAACTGGCAACATCGATGGCGTTGCTGGCCCTGGCTCTGCTGGTCTGGTCGTTCGCGGTGGACAGTCGCTGGCTGATGCGCCAGGGCGGTCACTGA